In Flavobacterium sp. N1736, the following are encoded in one genomic region:
- the nagB gene encoding glucosamine-6-phosphate deaminase has product MIKSNIDKATGFEKRFENINTVVFENSSDASKAVAQEIAALIQLKQKENKPCVLGLATGSSPKGLYAELVRLHKEEGLSFKNVISFNLDEYYPMQPNSINSYVRFMKELLFDHVDILPENAHVPDGLLTKEQIADYCHDYETKIEALGGIDLQILGIGGNGHIGFNESGSLQNSKTRLVALDHITRVAASKDFFGLSNTPRTAITLGVKKIMEAKQVILLAWGEGKANIVKKSVEDEVTNRVPASFLQEHNNAVFILDKEASSKLTRINKPWLVEKVIWTDKLSRKAVLGLALQLKKPILMLTDADYIEHGMSDLLADSGPAYDINIKIFNKLQNTITGWPGGKPNAEDSNRPERAEPAKKRVLIFSPHPDDDIISMGGTFMRLQEQGHEVHVAYQTSGNIAVADDEALRFARFVIDYNEKFGIKSEEADNIYQKAQTFLENKKNSEIDIPEVRYIKGLIRKGEARATSHFVGLSDDQIHFMELPFYETGTIEKKPIGQEDIQLTMDLIEKIKPHQIYAAGDLADPHGTHKVCLDAIFEAVKALKSKPFMDDCWLWLYRGAWQEWGIDEVEMAVPMSPDQVLAKRHGIFKHQSQKDGVVFQGIDAREFWQRAEDRNAETAVVYQQMGLASYAAMEAFVRWHF; this is encoded by the coding sequence ATGATAAAAAGTAATATAGACAAAGCAACGGGATTCGAGAAGCGATTCGAAAACATCAATACGGTTGTTTTTGAAAATTCGTCTGACGCTTCAAAAGCTGTTGCTCAGGAAATTGCCGCTTTAATTCAGTTAAAACAAAAAGAGAACAAACCTTGTGTTTTAGGTTTGGCAACGGGTTCTTCGCCAAAAGGTTTGTATGCCGAATTGGTGCGTCTGCATAAGGAAGAAGGGTTGAGTTTTAAAAACGTAATCAGTTTTAATCTGGATGAATATTATCCAATGCAGCCCAACTCGATCAACAGTTATGTTCGTTTTATGAAGGAACTTTTGTTTGATCACGTTGATATTTTACCTGAAAATGCGCATGTTCCCGACGGACTTTTAACCAAAGAACAAATCGCGGATTATTGCCATGATTATGAAACAAAAATCGAAGCTTTGGGCGGAATCGATCTGCAGATTCTGGGAATTGGAGGAAACGGACATATCGGTTTTAATGAATCGGGCTCGCTGCAAAACTCAAAAACACGATTGGTCGCTTTAGATCATATTACAAGAGTGGCAGCAAGCAAAGATTTCTTTGGACTGAGCAATACACCAAGAACCGCAATCACCCTTGGAGTAAAAAAAATCATGGAAGCCAAACAGGTTATTTTACTCGCTTGGGGAGAAGGAAAAGCCAATATTGTAAAAAAATCGGTAGAAGATGAAGTCACCAATCGCGTGCCCGCTTCGTTTTTACAGGAACACAATAATGCTGTTTTTATTTTGGATAAAGAAGCATCTTCAAAACTAACGAGAATCAATAAACCGTGGCTGGTAGAAAAAGTAATCTGGACAGACAAACTAAGCCGTAAAGCGGTTTTAGGATTGGCGCTTCAGCTTAAAAAACCAATTTTAATGCTGACAGATGCCGATTATATCGAACACGGAATGAGCGATTTACTGGCAGATTCAGGCCCGGCGTACGACATTAACATCAAAATATTCAATAAACTGCAAAACACTATTACGGGCTGGCCGGGCGGAAAACCAAATGCAGAGGATTCCAACAGACCCGAAAGAGCTGAACCTGCCAAGAAACGTGTATTGATTTTTAGTCCGCATCCTGATGATGATATTATCAGTATGGGCGGCACTTTTATGCGTTTGCAGGAACAGGGACACGAAGTTCATGTTGCGTATCAAACCTCCGGAAACATCGCTGTTGCGGATGATGAAGCACTAAGATTCGCAAGATTTGTAATTGATTACAACGAGAAATTCGGAATAAAAAGTGAAGAAGCGGATAACATTTACCAAAAAGCACAAACGTTTTTAGAGAATAAAAAGAACAGTGAAATTGATATTCCCGAAGTGCGTTACATCAAGGGCTTAATCAGAAAAGGCGAGGCGAGGGCAACGAGTCATTTTGTCGGATTGAGTGATGATCAGATTCATTTTATGGAACTGCCTTTTTATGAAACCGGAACCATCGAGAAAAAACCAATCGGGCAGGAAGATATTCAACTGACGATGGATTTAATAGAAAAAATAAAACCACATCAAATCTATGCTGCAGGAGATTTGGCAGATCCGCACGGAACACACAAAGTTTGTCTGGACGCTATTTTTGAAGCTGTAAAAGCATTAAAATCAAAGCCTTTTATGGATGACTGCTGGCTTTGGCTGTATCGTGGTGCATGGCAGGAATGGGGAATTGACGAGGTTGAAATGGCGGTACCAATGAGTCCGGATCAGGTTTTGGCAAAACGCCACGGAATCTTCAAACACCAATCTCAAAAAGACGGCGTTGTTTTTCAGGGAATTGATGCAAGGGAATTTTGGCAAAGAGCCGAAGACCGAAATGCAGAAACGGCAGTTGTTTATCAACAAATGGGATTAGCGAGTTACGCGGCTATGGAGGCTTTTGTGAGATGGCACTTTTAA
- a CDS encoding sugar MFS transporter, with protein sequence MSEIDITLKKEQSSTLIPMVILTSLFFIFGFVTWLNGPLIPFFKLACELTESQSYFVTFAFYIAYFVMAIPSSFLIEKVGYKNGISLGLLIIAVGALLFYPAAEARTFVLFLIALFVMGTGLAVLQTAANPYVVVIGPRESAAARISVLGIANKLAGFLAPLLLTSLVLSNIGDYSADKIAVMTSAQKENALDLLALQLQTPYIYMAGIMLVLAVLVKFSPLPEINLDNEGQVEHLSIFKQINEAFKHPQLVFGVITLMVYIAAEVLAGDSIGGFGKQLGVYGENGSFYLKLTSFTMTAMVVGYILGITLIPKYVSQVFALKASGFLGVILVSLIVLLSPKIMIQLPGIPQLPLIVLLVALLGLANALCWPAIWPMALQDLGGFTKIGGAILIMGIIGGAVFPLFYGFLADNINTANIAAGTAATSKSGNQLAYSILLPAYFMILFFAFKGHKYRSW encoded by the coding sequence ATGTCAGAAATCGATATTACTTTAAAGAAAGAACAAAGCAGTACTTTGATTCCAATGGTTATTTTAACGTCCTTATTTTTTATTTTTGGATTCGTAACCTGGCTAAACGGACCACTAATTCCGTTTTTTAAATTAGCTTGTGAACTAACCGAATCACAATCATATTTTGTGACATTTGCGTTTTATATTGCTTATTTCGTAATGGCAATTCCGTCTTCATTTTTAATAGAAAAAGTAGGCTACAAAAACGGAATTTCATTGGGATTATTGATTATTGCGGTTGGCGCTTTATTGTTTTATCCCGCTGCCGAAGCACGAACTTTTGTGCTTTTCCTGATTGCTTTATTTGTAATGGGAACAGGTTTGGCAGTTTTGCAAACCGCTGCAAATCCGTATGTTGTTGTAATTGGTCCGCGCGAAAGCGCCGCAGCAAGAATCAGCGTTTTAGGAATCGCCAATAAACTGGCAGGATTTCTCGCGCCGTTACTTTTAACGTCATTAGTATTGTCAAATATTGGAGATTATTCTGCAGATAAAATTGCTGTAATGACTTCTGCTCAAAAAGAAAATGCACTCGATTTATTGGCATTGCAATTACAAACGCCATACATATACATGGCGGGAATTATGTTGGTATTGGCGGTTTTGGTAAAATTTTCTCCGCTTCCGGAAATCAATTTAGACAATGAAGGACAAGTAGAACATTTAAGCATTTTCAAACAAATAAACGAAGCTTTCAAGCATCCGCAATTGGTTTTCGGCGTCATTACTTTAATGGTTTACATCGCTGCCGAAGTTTTGGCGGGAGATTCTATTGGAGGTTTCGGAAAACAATTGGGCGTTTATGGAGAAAATGGATCGTTTTATCTAAAACTAACTTCGTTTACAATGACCGCAATGGTTGTGGGTTATATTTTAGGAATCACACTTATTCCTAAATATGTTTCGCAGGTTTTTGCATTAAAAGCGTCCGGTTTTTTAGGCGTTATTTTGGTTTCATTAATCGTATTGCTTTCTCCAAAAATTATGATTCAGTTGCCTGGAATCCCACAATTGCCTTTGATTGTTCTTTTAGTCGCCCTTTTAGGATTGGCAAATGCGCTTTGCTGGCCGGCGATTTGGCCAATGGCACTTCAGGATTTAGGCGGATTTACAAAAATTGGAGGCGCAATCCTGATTATGGGAATTATTGGCGGTGCCGTTTTTCCGCTATTTTATGGTTTTTTGGCAGACAATATCAATACCGCAAACATTGCAGCCGGAACCGCAGCAACATCAAAAAGCGGAAATCAATTAGCCTATTCGATACTATTGCCGGCTTATTTTATGATTCTCTTTTTTGCTTTTAAAGGGCATAAATATAGGAGTTGGTAA
- a CDS encoding sugar phosphate nucleotidyltransferase, producing MSKSKPTLVILAAGIGSRYGGLKQLDTFTPEGDTIMDFSIYDALQAGFGKFVFIISKNIEDECKEIFNKKLEGKAEVGYVFQEIDNVPVKYQNPERKKPWGTGHALLMAKDEVTENFAIINADDFYGKEAFEIMAKALTDMDKESYHFNMMAYLLKNTVSDHGFVSRGECQVDANNYLTDVTERTHIEKINGKLMRKDDNGDFIPIDENTIVSMNFWGFTPKCFEFGGALFEEFLKENEHDLKAEFFITSVVNEILKSENASLEVLQSNAKWFGVTYKEDKEIVKKEIEKLRAQKVYPTNLW from the coding sequence ATGAGCAAAAGTAAACCTACTCTCGTGATTTTGGCGGCAGGTATTGGAAGTCGATATGGAGGATTAAAACAGTTAGATACATTTACTCCCGAAGGAGATACAATTATGGATTTTTCTATATATGATGCATTGCAGGCAGGCTTTGGAAAATTTGTATTTATTATAAGCAAAAATATTGAGGACGAGTGTAAAGAAATTTTCAATAAAAAACTGGAAGGAAAAGCCGAAGTTGGCTATGTTTTTCAGGAAATAGATAATGTTCCTGTAAAATATCAAAATCCGGAGAGAAAAAAACCCTGGGGAACCGGACATGCTTTATTGATGGCGAAAGATGAAGTAACCGAAAATTTTGCCATTATAAATGCCGATGATTTTTACGGAAAAGAAGCTTTTGAAATCATGGCAAAAGCCTTGACAGATATGGATAAAGAATCGTATCATTTTAATATGATGGCATATTTGCTTAAAAACACCGTCTCAGATCATGGTTTTGTATCAAGAGGAGAATGTCAGGTTGACGCCAATAATTATCTTACAGATGTAACCGAACGTACGCATATCGAAAAAATAAACGGCAAATTAATGCGTAAAGACGATAACGGTGATTTTATTCCGATAGATGAAAATACGATCGTTTCTATGAATTTTTGGGGATTTACACCAAAATGTTTTGAGTTTGGAGGCGCACTTTTTGAAGAATTCCTCAAAGAAAACGAACACGATTTAAAAGCCGAATTTTTTATTACATCCGTTGTAAACGAAATCCTGAAATCAGAAAACGCATCGCTCGAAGTACTTCAGTCAAATGCAAAATGGTTTGGCGTTACCTACAAAGAAGACAAAGAAATTGTAAAAAAAGAAATTGAAAAATTAAGAGCCCAAAAAGTTTATCCAACTAATCTCTGGTAA
- a CDS encoding phosphotransferase enzyme family protein, with protein sequence MVAEHLKFIFDQFDHIEVFKNFEELASGHINDTYLITTDSRKQFILQRINDGVFKDVPGLIANKVSVSKHLLKKLKHLSEEELKRRVLTFIGTKKGIFYYHDKEGNFWNMMVYIEGSLTFETVNNEEIAYEGGKLFGEFLNLTSDFDARKLTEVIPNFHNMIFRYAQFDRALKEASEQRIEQAKKCIDLVHELKEEMHVLQNLKDAQKIKLRVTHNDTKISNALFDANKKGLCVIDTDTVMPGIVHYDFGDAIRTICNTAAEDEKNLELVNFNLQYYKAYVKGFLEKTNSSLSLLEIKYLPLGAKTMVFIMALRFLTDFLNDDVYYKTEYPEHNLDRSKNQFKLIESLSEQFDEMQDYNLNFIGSLK encoded by the coding sequence ATGGTAGCAGAACATTTAAAATTTATATTCGACCAGTTCGACCATATAGAAGTTTTTAAAAATTTTGAAGAATTGGCGTCAGGTCATATCAACGACACCTATTTAATAACAACTGATAGCCGTAAACAGTTTATTTTACAGCGCATTAATGATGGCGTTTTTAAAGACGTTCCGGGGCTTATTGCCAATAAAGTAAGTGTAAGCAAACATTTGCTTAAAAAATTAAAACATTTATCTGAAGAAGAACTCAAACGAAGGGTTTTAACTTTTATCGGAACCAAAAAAGGAATTTTTTATTATCATGATAAAGAAGGAAATTTCTGGAATATGATGGTTTATATTGAAGGAAGCCTGACTTTTGAAACCGTTAATAATGAGGAAATTGCGTATGAAGGCGGAAAATTATTTGGTGAATTTCTAAATCTTACCAGTGATTTTGACGCCAGAAAACTAACAGAAGTAATTCCGAATTTTCATAATATGATTTTTCGTTACGCACAGTTTGACAGGGCTTTAAAAGAAGCTTCGGAACAGCGAATTGAACAGGCAAAAAAATGCATTGATCTGGTTCATGAACTTAAAGAAGAAATGCATGTTTTACAAAATTTAAAAGATGCCCAAAAAATAAAACTAAGAGTAACGCATAACGATACCAAAATTTCCAACGCACTTTTTGACGCTAATAAAAAAGGACTTTGCGTGATTGATACTGACACTGTTATGCCCGGAATTGTTCACTATGATTTTGGAGACGCCATTCGAACCATTTGCAATACAGCGGCAGAAGATGAAAAAAACCTAGAGCTTGTAAATTTCAATCTTCAGTATTATAAAGCGTATGTAAAAGGTTTTCTCGAAAAAACCAATTCATCACTTTCATTATTAGAGATAAAATACCTTCCGCTTGGCGCAAAAACAATGGTATTTATTATGGCATTACGTTTTTTGACCGATTTTTTAAACGACGATGTGTATTACAAAACAGAATATCCGGAACATAATCTGGATCGTTCTAAAAATCAGTTTAAGTTAATTGAAAGCCTTTCAGAACAATTTGATGAAATGCAGGACTATAATTTGAATTTCATTGGGTCACTAAAATAA
- a CDS encoding substrate-binding domain-containing protein encodes MEKIYTIKDIAELAGVSKGTVDRVLHKRGKVSQDALDRVNEVLDKIDYQPNLMARSLKKTQIYSICVLLPDSKNDPYWQPCIDGINEAKKEFKSFNVKVEIFLFDATSTASFVETNKAVLKASPDAVLLVPLFHKEAIDAIETYNSKGIISSIFNNQLKSSVIKSFVGQDLFQSGRIAARLLELLIQKGTIAIVHIDEDYENAIHMQEKEKGFRDYFDTLENGKFEIKTFKVKHPQFKTTLKEFLESNPQIQGLFVTTSKAYQVAKIIAKNPERKIALVGYDLLEDNLEYLNNKTIDFLIHQNPKRQAYLGTTSLIEHFIFEKEISAQKLLPIDIINTENAKDYFL; translated from the coding sequence ATGGAGAAAATTTACACAATTAAGGATATTGCAGAACTTGCAGGTGTTTCTAAAGGCACTGTAGATCGTGTTTTGCATAAAAGAGGAAAAGTCTCTCAGGATGCTCTTGACAGGGTAAATGAGGTTTTGGATAAGATTGATTATCAGCCTAATTTAATGGCAAGAAGTTTAAAGAAAACGCAAATTTATTCGATATGTGTTTTGCTGCCGGATTCTAAAAATGATCCGTATTGGCAGCCTTGCATTGATGGAATAAATGAAGCCAAAAAAGAGTTTAAATCTTTTAATGTTAAAGTAGAAATTTTCTTGTTTGATGCCACAAGCACGGCATCGTTTGTAGAAACCAACAAAGCTGTTTTAAAAGCGTCGCCGGATGCTGTTTTATTGGTTCCGTTGTTTCATAAAGAAGCGATTGATGCTATCGAAACCTACAATTCTAAAGGTATTATCTCCAGTATCTTTAACAATCAGCTTAAATCGAGCGTTATAAAAAGTTTTGTAGGTCAGGATTTATTTCAAAGCGGAAGAATTGCAGCTCGATTATTAGAATTGTTGATTCAAAAAGGAACAATCGCCATCGTTCATATCGATGAAGATTACGAGAATGCGATTCACATGCAGGAAAAAGAAAAAGGTTTCAGGGATTATTTTGATACTTTAGAAAACGGAAAATTTGAGATTAAAACCTTCAAAGTAAAACATCCGCAATTTAAAACGACGCTTAAAGAATTTTTAGAATCAAATCCTCAAATTCAGGGACTTTTTGTTACGACTTCAAAAGCGTATCAGGTGGCTAAAATTATTGCCAAAAATCCTGAACGAAAAATTGCGCTCGTAGGCTACGATTTACTCGAAGATAATCTTGAATATCTGAACAATAAAACCATTGATTTTTTAATTCATCAAAATCCAAAAAGGCAAGCTTATTTAGGAACTACAAGTTTAATTGAGCATTTTATTTTCGAAAAAGAAATTAGTGCGCAAAAGCTTTTGCCTATCGATATTATCAATACTGAAAACGCTAAGGATTATTTTTTGTAA
- a CDS encoding carbohydrate-binding family 9-like protein, which translates to MKNYTVHRIEKNILQINGLGDNPFWKKAEILTDFISPWDYAEPEKIEFKALWDLENIYFSYTVYDTNIHIDRKDDSVDSIAESDRVEIFFRTDETLNPYYCLEIDPTPRIMDFIAYPNKKFDYDWNWPKNDLTVKSHIKEDHFIVEIAISIQSLRNFNLIKNNTIEAGLFRAKYKKQDNNLFEPTWISWVDPDTEKPNFHISSSFGILTLGI; encoded by the coding sequence ATGAAAAATTATACTGTACATCGCATTGAGAAAAACATTTTGCAAATAAATGGTTTGGGAGATAATCCGTTTTGGAAGAAAGCAGAAATATTAACCGATTTCATTTCTCCGTGGGATTATGCAGAACCTGAAAAAATTGAATTTAAGGCTTTATGGGATCTTGAAAATATCTATTTTTCTTATACCGTTTATGATACCAATATTCATATTGACAGAAAAGATGATTCTGTAGACAGTATTGCAGAGTCGGATCGTGTTGAAATTTTCTTTCGAACAGATGAAACTCTCAATCCTTATTATTGTCTGGAAATTGATCCAACACCACGAATAATGGATTTTATTGCTTATCCCAATAAAAAATTTGACTACGACTGGAATTGGCCTAAAAATGATCTGACGGTAAAATCGCATATCAAAGAAGATCATTTTATTGTAGAAATAGCCATCAGTATTCAGTCTTTACGAAACTTCAATCTGATTAAAAACAATACAATCGAAGCCGGACTTTTCAGGGCAAAATATAAAAAACAAGACAATAATTTATTCGAACCAACTTGGATTTCATGGGTTGATCCCGATACCGAAAAACCTAATTTTCATATTTCGAGTTCGTTTGGTATTTTGACTTTGGGGATTTAA
- a CDS encoding SDR family NAD(P)-dependent oxidoreductase, translated as MKKYVITGGAGFIGSHIAEHLSKEGHKVTILDSLRTGFEHNLNGLNVDFVKGDIRDEDLVNELVSGAAGIFHLAALVSVPESLLKIRECIEINTIGTINILEAAKNNSNCKVVLSTSAANYGNNPVLPKVETMFPEPMTPYAITKLDGEYYLKMYLDQYQVPTASLRYFNVFGPRQNPESAYAAAVPIFINKALQNEPITIYGDGLQTRDFIYVKDVVKANILASQKGTETYNVALGHSTSVLELAEKIIKITNSKSQIKFLEERPGDIKHSKANPEKFNQLGFKPEYTIDKALEETIVFYDQELVK; from the coding sequence ATGAAAAAATATGTAATTACCGGCGGTGCAGGTTTTATAGGAAGCCACATTGCCGAACATTTATCAAAAGAAGGACATAAAGTTACGATACTTGATAGCCTTAGAACGGGATTTGAGCACAACTTAAACGGACTGAATGTTGATTTTGTAAAAGGCGATATTCGTGACGAAGATTTAGTTAACGAATTAGTAAGCGGAGCAGCAGGAATTTTTCATCTCGCAGCTTTGGTAAGCGTTCCCGAATCGCTTTTGAAAATCAGGGAATGCATTGAAATCAATACCATTGGAACCATAAATATTCTTGAAGCCGCAAAAAACAATTCAAATTGTAAAGTGGTACTTTCAACATCTGCAGCAAATTATGGAAATAATCCTGTTTTGCCAAAAGTAGAAACGATGTTTCCGGAACCAATGACGCCGTATGCGATTACAAAACTTGACGGAGAATATTATTTAAAAATGTATCTCGATCAATATCAGGTTCCTACAGCTTCTTTGCGTTATTTTAATGTCTTTGGTCCACGCCAAAATCCGGAATCTGCTTATGCGGCGGCTGTGCCTATTTTTATCAATAAAGCACTTCAAAATGAACCCATTACAATTTATGGAGACGGATTGCAAACCAGAGATTTTATTTATGTAAAAGATGTCGTGAAAGCGAATATTCTGGCTTCTCAAAAAGGAACTGAAACGTATAATGTGGCGCTGGGACACAGCACTTCGGTTTTAGAACTGGCTGAAAAAATCATAAAAATTACCAACTCAAAATCACAGATAAAATTCCTCGAAGAAAGACCCGGCGATATCAAACATTCGAAAGCCAATCCTGAAAAATTCAACCAATTAGGTTTCAAACCGGAATACACAATAGATAAAGCCTTAGAAGAAACTATCGTTTTTTACGATCAGGAATTAGTGAAGTAA
- the glmM gene encoding phosphoglucosamine mutase, with protein sequence MTLIKSISGIRGTIGGVINENLTPVNAVKFAAAYGMWLKGQNLDRSLRIILGRDARISGEMISNLVANTLTGLGINVIDIGLSTTPTVEVAVMLDNADGGIIITASHNPKEWNALKLLNEKGEFLNAVEGEKILIIAEEESFLFAEVDDLGKYEKKEGYINRHIEEVLKLNLVDVEAIKGANFKVVVDAVNSTGGIAIPDLLEKLGVQCIKLYCEPNGHFPHNPEPLKEHLTDISALVVQEKADFGIVVDPDVDRLAIICEDGSMFGEEYTLVACADYVLGRTKGDTVSNLSSSRALRDITLKHGGKYQASAVGEVNVVELMKTTNAIIGGEGNGGIIYPEAHYGRDSLVGVALFLSHLAHAKISCKSLRESYPDYYMSKSKIELTPQIDVDGILEKIAQKFSSEKPNCIDGVKIDFATEWVHLRKSNTEAIIRIYTESISQKKADELAEKFIGEIKSLL encoded by the coding sequence ATGACTTTAATAAAATCAATTTCAGGAATACGAGGTACAATTGGGGGTGTTATAAATGAAAATTTGACTCCGGTGAATGCTGTGAAATTTGCTGCGGCTTATGGTATGTGGCTAAAAGGACAAAATTTGGATAGATCACTACGTATTATTTTAGGTCGGGATGCGAGAATTTCGGGAGAAATGATTAGTAATCTGGTTGCCAATACGCTTACGGGTTTAGGAATTAATGTAATCGATATTGGTTTATCGACAACGCCAACTGTTGAAGTTGCCGTAATGCTGGATAATGCCGATGGCGGAATTATTATTACGGCAAGTCATAACCCGAAAGAGTGGAATGCCTTAAAATTATTAAATGAAAAAGGAGAGTTTTTAAACGCTGTCGAAGGAGAAAAAATCCTGATAATAGCAGAGGAAGAATCTTTTTTATTTGCGGAAGTAGACGATTTGGGAAAATATGAAAAGAAGGAAGGCTATATAAACCGACATATTGAAGAAGTTTTAAAACTGAATTTAGTCGATGTTGAAGCCATTAAAGGTGCCAATTTTAAAGTGGTAGTTGATGCTGTTAATTCTACGGGAGGAATCGCGATTCCGGATTTATTGGAAAAACTTGGTGTTCAATGCATCAAGTTGTATTGCGAACCAAATGGTCATTTTCCTCATAATCCTGAGCCATTAAAGGAACATCTGACAGATATTTCGGCTTTGGTTGTTCAGGAAAAAGCAGATTTTGGAATTGTAGTAGATCCTGATGTCGACCGATTGGCAATTATTTGCGAAGACGGTTCGATGTTTGGCGAAGAATATACTTTGGTCGCCTGCGCCGATTATGTTTTAGGAAGAACAAAAGGAGATACGGTTTCTAATTTATCTTCTTCAAGGGCATTACGGGATATTACTTTAAAACATGGCGGAAAATATCAGGCAAGCGCGGTTGGCGAAGTAAATGTGGTCGAATTAATGAAAACCACAAATGCGATTATTGGAGGAGAAGGCAACGGAGGAATTATTTATCCGGAGGCGCATTACGGCAGAGATTCTCTTGTGGGTGTTGCTTTGTTTTTATCGCATTTGGCACATGCTAAAATTTCCTGCAAAAGCCTTAGAGAAAGTTATCCCGATTATTATATGAGCAAGAGTAAAATTGAATTAACACCGCAAATTGATGTTGATGGAATTTTAGAAAAAATAGCTCAAAAATTCAGTAGTGAAAAACCAAATTGCATCGATGGTGTTAAAATTGATTTCGCGACAGAATGGGTTCATTTAAGAAAGTCAAATACTGAAGCTATTATTCGAATTTATACGGAAAGTATTTCGCAAAAAAAAGCAGATGAACTGGCAGAAAAATTCATCGGAGAAATCAAGAGCCTTCTATAA